The following proteins come from a genomic window of Gimesia chilikensis:
- a CDS encoding leucine-rich repeat domain-containing protein produces MSKAATGSEEEVPQESTLETDIKALKEISANLKMDYNGNISQVSFSGSKLVDNGLVYLGRLNKLRKLDLSGSKVTDDGMSHLKSLKSLREISLHGIPVSDTGLAEFKKLTNLEVLNLSRTKVTDAGLKHLKGLDSLKELFLTGLEITGDGLTHLSDLKSLETLGLSETQITDEGLAHIKGLKKLRVLLLRDTQISDEGLKQIKSLTRLQRLWLRNTQITDEGMKYLAKMKDMEWLELNDTEIGNAGIAEIKVLENIIDMNLRNTSVTDKCITSLKKMKDLGTLYIDGTEITEEGIAKLEKALPYCRVEQ; encoded by the coding sequence ATGAGCAAAGCTGCCACTGGTTCAGAGGAAGAAGTTCCCCAGGAATCAACTCTGGAAACAGATATCAAAGCCCTGAAGGAAATCAGTGCGAACTTGAAGATGGACTACAACGGGAATATTTCCCAGGTCTCCTTTTCCGGTTCCAAACTCGTCGACAACGGGCTGGTTTACCTCGGTCGGCTGAATAAACTGCGAAAGCTGGATCTCTCGGGATCGAAGGTGACCGATGATGGGATGTCGCATCTCAAGTCGCTCAAGAGTCTGCGGGAAATCTCTCTGCACGGTATTCCCGTTTCGGATACCGGGCTGGCGGAATTCAAAAAGCTGACCAACCTGGAAGTGCTCAACCTGTCGCGCACCAAGGTGACCGATGCGGGTCTCAAGCACCTCAAAGGTCTGGACAGTCTGAAGGAACTCTTCCTGACCGGCCTGGAAATTACGGGCGATGGGCTGACACATCTGTCTGATTTGAAGAGCCTGGAGACACTGGGACTTTCCGAAACCCAGATTACCGACGAGGGACTGGCTCACATCAAAGGGCTGAAAAAGCTCCGCGTACTGTTACTGCGGGATACACAGATTTCCGATGAAGGTCTGAAGCAGATTAAGAGCCTCACCCGTCTGCAGCGACTCTGGCTGCGCAACACGCAGATCACCGATGAGGGAATGAAGTATCTGGCCAAGATGAAAGACATGGAATGGCTGGAGCTCAACGATACCGAAATCGGCAACGCGGGAATTGCAGAAATTAAAGTGCTGGAAAACATTATTGATATGAATCTGCGGAACACCAGCGTGACCGATAAATGTATTACCTCGCTGAAGAAGATGAAAGATCTGGGCACTCTCTACATCGATGGTACCGAGATCACCGAAGAGGGCATCGCCAAGCTCGAGAAGGCACTTCCTTATTGTCG
- a CDS encoding alpha/beta hydrolase family protein produces the protein MRFPSLLLALLLLVPFPSFVTAQTLNLPDPLPGTAPLKLSVPLDEHMVAGIDAYALRALAESPQLRPQKWNYNFASHAAFIESIKDNRARFKTIIGVVDPRVSGPGFELLTTTEKSSVLAVDGDLNFKIHAVRWQVLDGMTATGLLLQPTGEIKARVVALPDADWTPEMFTHLKSGAPELSLIPLQLAARGIQVVIPTLISRDARHSGHPEVFFTNQPHREFIYRMAFEMGRHVIGYEVQKVLAAVDQFERLDKQEGRILPVGVVGVGEGGLLALFSGAADYRIQATWVAGYFQQREQVWQEPIYRNVWSQLTEFGDAEIAAMIAPRSCVIEIAKPESVKAEFERALPVFEQLGLQRNLSLVFSDGGTGPAGSGKALAEFLFGLRIRQNRKMIPPVVLQPTADGIQVDPADRQEQQFDEMNEFTQELLNRSARYRDTEWQPGKYTSVALWEKDADRLRNKVYDELIGRLPASEQAVPMNVKTRKVLEEDQYVGYEVMLDVQPDIVAGGILLIPRDLKSGERRPVVVCQHGLEGTPMDTIQAEDRAYAAYKNFSAQLVKRGLIVYAPQNPYKGRDRFRTLQRKSNPMQRSLYSYIIPQHERTLEWLSGLPFVDEQRIGFYGLSYGGKTAVRVPPFVKQYVFSICSGDFNEWVRKNADSAHRYSYVFHGEYEIFEWNMGHVANYAELSYLMAPRPFMVERGHNDGVAPDEWVAAEYAKVRRFYTQMGIGDQTEIEYFDGPHTINGQGTFDFIFRHLNWKPTPTK, from the coding sequence ATGCGATTCCCGTCCCTCCTGCTGGCTCTGTTATTGCTCGTTCCATTTCCGTCCTTCGTGACTGCGCAGACACTGAACCTGCCCGATCCCCTGCCGGGAACCGCGCCGCTGAAACTGAGCGTCCCCCTCGACGAGCACATGGTGGCGGGCATCGATGCCTATGCACTGCGGGCACTGGCGGAGTCGCCTCAGCTGCGACCACAAAAATGGAACTACAATTTTGCAAGTCATGCAGCGTTCATCGAAAGCATCAAAGACAATCGTGCGCGGTTTAAGACGATCATCGGTGTCGTTGATCCGCGTGTGAGTGGTCCCGGTTTTGAACTGCTGACGACGACCGAAAAGTCTTCTGTGCTCGCAGTCGATGGTGACTTAAATTTTAAGATCCATGCCGTCCGCTGGCAGGTTCTGGACGGGATGACGGCGACGGGACTGTTGCTGCAGCCCACGGGAGAGATCAAAGCCCGTGTGGTCGCACTCCCCGATGCGGACTGGACGCCGGAGATGTTTACTCACCTGAAATCGGGCGCCCCCGAGTTAAGTCTGATTCCACTGCAACTGGCGGCGCGCGGCATTCAGGTCGTAATTCCAACTTTAATCAGTCGTGATGCCAGACATTCCGGTCACCCTGAGGTCTTCTTTACCAATCAACCGCACCGCGAGTTTATTTATCGCATGGCGTTCGAGATGGGACGGCATGTGATCGGTTATGAAGTACAGAAGGTGCTGGCGGCCGTCGATCAGTTTGAACGACTCGATAAACAGGAAGGCCGCATCTTACCTGTCGGCGTGGTGGGAGTGGGTGAAGGCGGATTGCTGGCGTTGTTCAGCGGGGCTGCCGACTATCGAATTCAAGCGACGTGGGTCGCCGGCTATTTTCAGCAGCGGGAACAGGTCTGGCAAGAGCCCATTTATCGTAATGTCTGGAGCCAACTCACCGAATTCGGTGATGCGGAAATCGCGGCGATGATTGCGCCCCGGTCCTGCGTGATTGAGATTGCGAAACCGGAGTCTGTGAAAGCGGAATTTGAGCGGGCACTTCCCGTGTTCGAACAGCTGGGCCTGCAACGGAACCTCTCGCTGGTCTTCTCGGATGGTGGAACCGGACCAGCCGGCTCGGGGAAGGCGCTAGCTGAATTTCTGTTCGGCTTACGCATCCGGCAGAACAGAAAGATGATTCCTCCCGTCGTATTGCAGCCGACAGCTGACGGGATTCAGGTCGATCCCGCAGACCGGCAGGAGCAGCAGTTCGATGAAATGAATGAATTCACACAGGAGTTACTTAATCGCTCGGCCCGCTACCGGGACACAGAGTGGCAGCCGGGCAAATACACGTCGGTCGCGTTGTGGGAAAAGGATGCTGACCGGCTGCGAAACAAAGTCTATGACGAACTGATCGGTCGCCTGCCGGCGTCTGAGCAGGCGGTTCCTATGAATGTGAAAACCCGCAAGGTACTGGAAGAGGACCAGTATGTGGGTTACGAGGTGATGCTGGATGTGCAGCCTGACATCGTGGCTGGCGGGATTCTGTTGATTCCCCGCGATCTCAAGTCGGGTGAACGACGGCCTGTGGTCGTCTGTCAGCACGGACTGGAGGGGACGCCCATGGATACCATCCAGGCGGAAGACCGGGCGTATGCCGCGTACAAAAATTTCAGCGCGCAGTTAGTGAAACGGGGGCTGATTGTCTATGCGCCGCAGAACCCGTATAAAGGCCGCGATCGGTTTCGCACACTGCAGCGGAAATCGAACCCGATGCAGCGGTCGCTTTACAGCTACATCATTCCCCAGCACGAACGAACGCTGGAGTGGCTCAGTGGGTTGCCGTTTGTGGATGAGCAGCGGATCGGATTTTACGGCCTCTCATACGGCGGCAAGACCGCAGTGCGTGTGCCTCCCTTTGTGAAGCAGTACGTCTTTTCGATCTGTTCGGGAGACTTCAATGAATGGGTCCGCAAAAATGCCGACAGCGCGCATCGCTATAGTTACGTGTTTCACGGCGAGTATGAAATCTTCGAGTGGAATATGGGTCACGTCGCGAATTACGCTGAGCTCTCATACCTGATGGCGCCGCGTCCGTTCATGGTGGAGCGGGGACACAATGATGGAGTCGCCCCCGATGAATGGGTGGCGGCCGAATACGCAAAGGTCAGGCGGTTCTATACGCAGATGGGGATCGGCGATCAAACGGAGATTGAATACTTCGATGGCCCGCATACAATCAATGGTCAGGGTACATTTGATTTCATTTTCCGCCATCTGAACTGGAAACCGACGCCCACAAAGTGA
- a CDS encoding anti-sigma factor family protein yields the protein MSKDITEQELEKLVAYLDGEVSEQEAIEVEQALSNDESTRERVDGLERAWEMLDRLPISRASEEFTDKTLSSIRTVQLEAQAAEDQQPSGFGMTKKTRAQLRKVAISAGWIAGLACSIFLGYLITNQWVPDESDPLIRELSFIENLDTYSEVQSLEFLEELTKSGTFDETAQQ from the coding sequence ATGAGCAAAGACATCACAGAACAGGAACTCGAGAAACTGGTGGCTTACCTCGATGGCGAGGTCAGCGAGCAGGAAGCGATCGAAGTCGAGCAGGCGCTCTCGAACGACGAGTCCACGCGTGAACGCGTCGATGGGCTGGAGCGCGCCTGGGAAATGCTGGATCGTCTGCCGATCTCCAGGGCGTCTGAGGAATTCACCGACAAAACCCTCTCGAGCATTCGCACCGTTCAACTGGAAGCCCAGGCCGCTGAAGATCAGCAGCCATCCGGTTTCGGCATGACGAAAAAGACACGGGCGCAACTCCGCAAAGTCGCGATCTCGGCCGGCTGGATCGCGGGGCTGGCCTGTTCGATTTTCCTGGGATATCTGATTACCAATCAGTGGGTGCCGGACGAATCCGATCCGCTGATCAGGGAGCTCTCGTTTATTGAGAATCTGGACACTTACTCGGAAGTGCAGAGTCTGGAATTCCTGGAAGAACTCACAAAGTCGGGGACCTTCGATGAAACCGCGCAGCAGTAA